AGTCAGTTCCGGACCGTCCCGCAGTCGCTTCGGGAACCAGTGCTCCCGAAGCGTACGAGCACCCGCAGTCCTTTTTAAGCCGGATCGCCTCGTCCGGATATGAGCGACTCTTCGACCGACGAGCAGGCGGGCCGTCTCTACGTTCCCACTGCGGATCATCACTTCCCCGACGAAAAGGTCAACCGCGTCCTCGAGTTTATCAAGGAAGACGAGGAGATCCAGACCTACCTCGAGGCACAGAACATCAACGCCGTCGACCGAATGCGGTACAACGACCACGGCGAGAAACACATCGAGATCGTCCGTAACCGCGCGCTTTGTCTGTACGATCTGTTGAAGGCGGGTGACGTCGAGTTCAACGGTGCCGCCGAGCAGGGTCTCGAGGAGGCCGACGAGGCGGTGATCGTCGCGCTCGCGGCGACGCTTCACGACGTCGGCCACGTCGTTCACCGCGACCAGCACGCCTACTACTCGATCCCGCTCGCCGCGGACATCCTGGAGCGGGTACTGCCGGAGTTCTACGACGTCGCCGAGACCGTCCGGATGAAGGGGGAAGTGCTTCACGCGATCCTCTGTCACCACACCGCCGAGACCCCCCTGACCACCGAGGCCGGCGTCATCCGCGTCGCCGACGCGCTAGATATGGAACGGGGTCGCTCCCGTATCCCCTACGAGC
This genomic window from Natronococcus occultus SP4 contains:
- a CDS encoding HD domain-containing protein translates to MSDSSTDEQAGRLYVPTADHHFPDEKVNRVLEFIKEDEEIQTYLEAQNINAVDRMRYNDHGEKHIEIVRNRALCLYDLLKAGDVEFNGAAEQGLEEADEAVIVALAATLHDVGHVVHRDQHAYYSIPLAADILERVLPEFYDVAETVRMKGEVLHAILCHHTAETPLTTEAGVIRVADALDMERGRSRIPYEQGGRGINTLSSQAISHVSLQEGDSRPVMVEIAMTNAAGVYQVDNLLKAKLRDSGLEDEIRIVAVNTNENHEQLVERIEL